AAAGTCAATTTCAACAACTTATCATCATTTTCTCTTGGTGTCCCTCTTCCATCTGTATTATTCGTGATTACAAATAACGAACCTTGATAAGAAATAACGTCTCTTAACCTGCCTTCGCCTTCAAAAACAACCTCTAATTTTCTTTCTTCTTCATTAAGCCAATATAAGCTTTCTCCCCTTAAACCGGTCACAAATAATTCATCTTCAAAAAATGTTATACCCGATGGCGCCCATGTATCATCTCCAGAATGGACAAGGGGATTCTCCATCCCTTCAGCTTCTTCATCGCCAATAATATTTGGCCAACCATAGTTTTTACCAGCTTCTATGACATTAATTTCATCATGCCCTACCGGTCCGTGTTCTGAACTATATAGCTCTCCAGCTTCATTCCATGCTAACCCTTGTGGATTTCTGTGCCCATACGAGTAAACATAAGAATTTTCAAATGGTTGTTCTTCTGGTATTTCACCTTCTAATGTCATACGCAAGATTTTTCCAGCAAGATTCCTCGGTTCTTGAGCTACATTTGGATCATTCGCATCTCCTGTCGTCACATATAAATAATCGTCTGGGCCAATCTCTATTCTCCCTCCGTTGTGAATCCGATCACCTGGTATCTCATCTAATAAAACATCAGTTTCTTCCCATACATCATCATGATGACGAGCCTTAACAACCTTATTTGCTAATAATCCATTTTGGTCACGATATGTATAGTACAGGATCGCCTCTCGAGTTTGCTGAAAATCATCCGTTAACACCATCCCTAGAAGTCCGCCTTCTCCTTCATGAACGATCTCATCAGAAGTGATGAACTCTTGACGAGTCAAATCTCCGTTTTCAATGAGCGCTATCATACCTTCTCGTTCTGGAATGAAAAATTTGTCATCTGAAACACGTATGTTCCATGGTATATTTAAATTCTCAGCAATAATCTCAACAGTCCAATTCTCTGTTGTGACATTTTCA
The Bacillus shivajii DNA segment above includes these coding regions:
- a CDS encoding PQQ-dependent sugar dehydrogenase — protein: MKWFWISSLLIFLVACEINGTENVEDHGTGHGEGKQPDHVEATTDHEGYIDSFENVTTENWTVEIIAENLNIPWNIRVSDDKFFIPEREGMIALIENGDLTRQEFITSDEIVHEGEGGLLGMVLTDDFQQTREAILYYTYRDQNGLLANKVVKARHHDDVWEETDVLLDEIPGDRIHNGGRIEIGPDDYLYVTTGDANDPNVAQEPRNLAGKILRMTLEGEIPEEQPFENSYVYSYGHRNPQGLAWNEAGELYSSEHGPVGHDEINVIEAGKNYGWPNIIGDEEAEGMENPLVHSGDDTWAPSGITFFEDELFVTGLRGESLYWLNEEERKLEVVFEGEGRLRDVISYQGSLFVITNNTDGRGTPRENDDKLLKLTLE